One window from the genome of Hippoglossus hippoglossus isolate fHipHip1 chromosome 10, fHipHip1.pri, whole genome shotgun sequence encodes:
- the LOC117769846 gene encoding uncharacterized protein C4orf45 isoform X2, giving the protein MMGDSEAAEGGSPCGRRMIFTGPDGIGDYRPRSNYFPRHIGEGASSPEATGDLSYLCRAAPRAPPPMPRQSYVGEVGWGWQYNQVLNSGTLLSNMQIKTDIRTAVEDRVAHRFQNQQKKMADN; this is encoded by the exons ATGATGGGAGACAGTGAAGCGGCAGAGGGGGGGTCACCGTGTGGAAGAAGGATGATTTTCACAG GTCCAGATGGAATCGGAGACTACAGGCCGAGATCAAATTATTTCCCCCGGCACATCGGTGAGGGCGCGTCGTCACCTGAGGCCACAGGAGACCTCAGTTATCTGTGCCGAGCTGCACCCCGCGCCCCACCTCCTATGCCCAGGCAGAGCTACGTGGGGGAGGTGGGCTGGGGCTGGCAGTACAACCAGGTGTTGAACAGTGGGACGCTGCTCAGCAATATGCAAATCAAG ACGGACATACGGACGGCAGTGGAGGACAGAGTGGCTCACAGGTTTCAGAACCAACA
- the LOC117769846 gene encoding uncharacterized protein C4orf45 isoform X1: MMGDSEAAEGGSPCGRRMIFTGPDGIGDYRPRSNYFPRHIGEGASSPEATGDLSYLCRAAPRAPPPMPRQSYVGEVGWGWQYNQVLNSGTLLSNMQIKKTDIRTAVEDRVAHRFQNQQKKMADN, from the exons ATGATGGGAGACAGTGAAGCGGCAGAGGGGGGGTCACCGTGTGGAAGAAGGATGATTTTCACAG GTCCAGATGGAATCGGAGACTACAGGCCGAGATCAAATTATTTCCCCCGGCACATCGGTGAGGGCGCGTCGTCACCTGAGGCCACAGGAGACCTCAGTTATCTGTGCCGAGCTGCACCCCGCGCCCCACCTCCTATGCCCAGGCAGAGCTACGTGGGGGAGGTGGGCTGGGGCTGGCAGTACAACCAGGTGTTGAACAGTGGGACGCTGCTCAGCAATATGCAAATCAAG AAGACGGACATACGGACGGCAGTGGAGGACAGAGTGGCTCACAGGTTTCAGAACCAACA
- the LOC117769846 gene encoding uncharacterized protein C4orf45 isoform X3 yields MMGDSEAAEGGSPCGRRMIFTGPDGIGDYRPRSNYFPRHIGEGASSPEATGDLSYLCRAAPRAPPPMPRQSYVGEVGWGWQYNQVLNSGTLLSNMQIKKEDGR; encoded by the exons ATGATGGGAGACAGTGAAGCGGCAGAGGGGGGGTCACCGTGTGGAAGAAGGATGATTTTCACAG GTCCAGATGGAATCGGAGACTACAGGCCGAGATCAAATTATTTCCCCCGGCACATCGGTGAGGGCGCGTCGTCACCTGAGGCCACAGGAGACCTCAGTTATCTGTGCCGAGCTGCACCCCGCGCCCCACCTCCTATGCCCAGGCAGAGCTACGTGGGGGAGGTGGGCTGGGGCTGGCAGTACAACCAGGTGTTGAACAGTGGGACGCTGCTCAGCAATATGCAAATCAAG